Proteins from a single region of Thermotoga maritima MSB8:
- a CDS encoding restriction endonuclease, whose translation MIYIILSLLSFSLLVLFLQWGKKRRKQDLRNLLEAGLKNPYRFEEFAREYLKEHGFRSVRTTRKSKDFGADIVAKRRGSTVVFQVKRRNSTVEKEVVKELVAAAYIYGATEVGIFTNGELSTGLKKELEELKRSGGFIKRVHVVKNINPEEL comes from the coding sequence ATGATTTATATCATTTTGAGTCTGTTGTCTTTTAGCCTTCTTGTTCTCTTTCTGCAATGGGGGAAGAAAAGGAGAAAACAAGACCTCAGAAACCTTCTCGAGGCGGGTCTCAAGAATCCATATCGGTTCGAGGAATTCGCCAGAGAATATCTGAAAGAACACGGTTTTAGATCGGTGAGAACAACGCGAAAGAGTAAGGATTTTGGGGCAGATATCGTTGCGAAAAGACGAGGAAGCACAGTGGTTTTCCAGGTGAAGAGAAGAAACTCTACGGTGGAGAAAGAGGTCGTGAAGGAACTCGTTGCGGCGGCCTATATTTATGGTGCCACGGAAGTTGGAATTTTCACGAACGGCGAGCTTTCCACCGGCTTGAAAAAAGAGCTCGAGGAACTGAAAAGATCGGGTGGTTTCATAAAGAGGGTCCATGTCGTAAAGAACATCAATCCTGAGGAACTCTGA
- a CDS encoding vWA domain-containing protein, with product MKGEETLKKALLNIGKESPFYYYVLLGVKLVPSKNTRNLKLSFSTTGDVMLLYNPEAIGKKPLRMVQALLIHEVMHIVLQHFRIKPKDERDRKIWDLAMDAAINQYIPELAAFGVPLDVLVKEGHTTDNDTLFVLPPEWMMFENAEMYHKWILEEMERLGRYDVEVVAEFRDNVDDHSGLFEEDVPVEMILDLTKDRTKKAFNLFGNTLPSGVRREVSLSLENPELDWKTLLRRFFGVSIKADRYTTPLRPNRRYDHLPGWRNEYLPRIAAVVDTSGSIVEKELNQFISELEKISNIAGEELWLVQVDKSVTSAMKYRSGKWKDLEIVGGGSTDLQPAIDYSERVLRSEGTVVFTDGHTDVPIARRRILFVLSRYHNEEFLKEARKMYGRDAVVVLS from the coding sequence ATGAAAGGTGAGGAAACTCTCAAAAAGGCTTTGCTGAACATAGGAAAGGAATCACCGTTCTATTATTACGTTCTTCTCGGTGTCAAGCTGGTACCATCGAAGAATACGAGGAATCTGAAACTCTCTTTCTCCACAACCGGAGATGTGATGTTGTTGTACAATCCAGAAGCGATAGGAAAAAAGCCTCTGAGAATGGTTCAGGCTCTTCTGATACACGAGGTCATGCACATCGTTCTCCAGCACTTTCGAATAAAGCCTAAGGATGAAAGAGACAGAAAAATATGGGATCTTGCCATGGATGCCGCTATAAACCAGTACATCCCGGAACTTGCAGCCTTTGGGGTACCGCTCGACGTACTCGTGAAGGAAGGTCACACAACGGACAACGACACGCTCTTCGTACTGCCACCTGAGTGGATGATGTTCGAAAACGCTGAAATGTATCATAAATGGATTTTAGAGGAGATGGAAAGACTCGGAAGGTACGATGTGGAAGTGGTGGCAGAGTTTCGGGATAACGTCGACGACCACTCGGGACTGTTCGAGGAAGACGTCCCAGTTGAGATGATCCTCGACCTCACAAAAGACAGGACCAAGAAAGCTTTCAACCTCTTTGGAAATACTCTTCCCTCTGGAGTAAGAAGGGAAGTTTCGCTCTCGCTCGAAAATCCCGAACTGGACTGGAAAACACTCCTCAGGAGGTTTTTCGGTGTTTCGATAAAAGCGGATCGCTACACAACTCCGTTGAGGCCAAACAGAAGGTACGATCACCTCCCTGGCTGGAGGAACGAGTACCTTCCCAGAATAGCCGCTGTGGTGGACACCAGCGGAAGTATTGTGGAGAAGGAGCTGAACCAGTTTATTTCCGAACTCGAGAAGATCTCGAACATAGCAGGGGAAGAACTCTGGCTCGTTCAGGTTGACAAGAGTGTTACATCGGCTATGAAGTACAGATCTGGAAAGTGGAAGGATCTGGAGATTGTGGGAGGAGGAAGCACAGATCTTCAGCCAGCGATCGATTACTCAGAAAGGGTCCTCAGGTCAGAGGGAACAGTTGTCTTCACGGATGGTCACACCGACGTTCCGATCGCAAGGAGAAGAATCCTTTTCGTGCTCTCAAGGTATCACAACGAAGAATTTCTCAAGGAAGCGAGAAAGATGTATGGAAGAGATGCGGTGGTGGTCCTTTCATGA
- a CDS encoding AAA family ATPase: MRVEEAKYLAKKIMMAGEIPLLVGHFGVGKTDIARDIARETERKLIILVLSQMEPGDLIGLPARTEEKTVFLKPDWWPESGDTILFLDEINRAHRSVRNAIMQLLVDRRIHNHILPEGTWIMAAMNPPEEEYDQADLITDPAFISRFFILEVNPDVSEWLEWAEKNNVSKEVRDFIRDYPEFLFSERSLSLRTSLKPSPRSWYKLSNVLKTLTDDEKEKYGYVIAAGIVGPEAAKAFYDSFFQRVKIPSVESVLFDGKIENLEDIHAANTLVLRIVDFLSKVDVRTLERHLDDVSKNLVRLSEIMPKESFYGVLRFLVDEAQKEGEKSWIFDKILEKMLEREDMRKMVNEL, from the coding sequence GTGCGCGTAGAAGAGGCAAAGTACCTCGCAAAAAAGATCATGATGGCCGGTGAGATACCGCTTCTGGTAGGGCATTTCGGTGTGGGAAAAACGGATATCGCCAGGGACATAGCCAGAGAAACCGAAAGAAAACTGATCATCCTGGTTCTTTCTCAGATGGAACCGGGTGATTTGATAGGACTTCCCGCCCGCACAGAAGAGAAAACCGTCTTTTTAAAACCGGACTGGTGGCCCGAAAGCGGCGATACGATTCTTTTTCTCGATGAGATAAACAGAGCCCATCGTTCCGTCAGAAACGCGATCATGCAGCTCCTTGTGGATAGAAGAATTCACAACCATATCTTGCCGGAAGGAACGTGGATCATGGCAGCCATGAACCCCCCGGAGGAAGAGTACGATCAGGCCGATCTCATTACAGATCCTGCGTTCATATCTCGATTCTTCATTCTGGAAGTGAACCCAGACGTTTCCGAGTGGCTGGAGTGGGCTGAGAAGAACAATGTATCGAAAGAAGTGAGAGACTTCATAAGGGACTACCCTGAGTTCCTTTTCTCCGAAAGAAGTCTCTCTCTGAGAACATCCCTGAAACCTTCCCCGAGAAGCTGGTACAAGCTCTCAAATGTGCTGAAAACTCTGACGGATGATGAAAAAGAAAAGTACGGCTACGTCATCGCGGCAGGAATCGTGGGGCCAGAGGCTGCAAAGGCCTTTTATGATTCGTTCTTTCAGAGAGTAAAGATCCCTTCTGTGGAAAGTGTGCTCTTTGATGGAAAGATAGAAAATTTGGAAGACATACACGCTGCGAACACTCTTGTTCTCAGGATAGTAGATTTTCTGAGTAAAGTGGACGTGAGAACACTTGAAAGACACCTGGACGACGTATCGAAGAACCTGGTCCGACTTTCCGAAATCATGCCTAAGGAATCTTTCTACGGTGTTTTAAGGTTTCTGGTCGATGAAGCTCAAAAGGAAGGAGAAAAGTCCTGGATCTTCGATAAAATACTCGAGAAGATGCTGGAAAGAGAAGACATGAGGAAAATGGTGAACGAGCTATGA
- a CDS encoding ferredoxin translates to MKVRVDADACIGCGVCENLCPDVFQLGDDGKAKVLQPETDLPCAKDAADSCPTGAISVEE, encoded by the coding sequence ATGAAGGTAAGAGTTGACGCAGATGCCTGCATTGGATGTGGAGTTTGTGAGAATCTCTGTCCTGACGTTTTCCAGCTCGGTGACGATGGAAAGGCAAAGGTCCTCCAGCCCGAAACGGATCTTCCCTGTGCGAAGGACGCCGCTGACAGCTGTCCAACCGGAGCTATCAGCGTAGAAGAGTGA
- a CDS encoding DUF4895 domain-containing protein codes for MKRELELLLKETSVHNPLKDYESKLDNVHLHTFVLRIKRHRFPSLFLMIDTSDRRLLNLSVEDPFDREPCIYRVEADVPESMVSFYTKLFEKVDSVSAGIFRMPLKVKVLRSAGNESWLQKIFLQEKVKNMEFFLFQNRVSDENLEKMMKLLKSRLKIVLRNEGIDVFLETPEWVDKEHISLLHEMGVVLRKKKGIQPAQNPMEQAFLTLRVGYDQFFEEDFDMEYFAKDFMEKLKRMYEVLVSML; via the coding sequence ATGAAGAGGGAATTGGAACTTCTTCTGAAGGAAACATCGGTACACAATCCTCTTAAAGACTACGAGAGTAAGCTTGATAACGTGCATCTTCACACGTTTGTACTCAGAATAAAGAGACATCGTTTCCCATCCCTGTTTCTCATGATTGACACATCCGACAGAAGACTGCTGAATCTCTCCGTTGAAGATCCCTTCGATAGGGAACCGTGTATATACAGGGTAGAAGCAGATGTTCCGGAATCCATGGTCTCCTTCTACACGAAGCTGTTCGAAAAGGTGGATTCGGTCTCCGCGGGAATATTCAGGATGCCGTTGAAGGTGAAGGTTTTAAGGTCCGCCGGAAATGAAAGCTGGCTTCAAAAAATATTCCTTCAAGAAAAAGTGAAAAACATGGAGTTCTTTCTCTTCCAAAACAGGGTATCTGATGAGAATCTGGAAAAGATGATGAAACTTTTAAAATCGCGACTGAAGATCGTTCTGAGAAACGAGGGAATCGATGTGTTCCTTGAAACTCCAGAGTGGGTAGATAAAGAACACATCTCGCTGCTCCACGAAATGGGTGTTGTTTTGAGAAAGAAAAAGGGCATTCAACCTGCGCAGAATCCTATGGAACAGGCCTTTCTCACACTCAGAGTAGGATACGATCAGTTCTTCGAAGAAGACTTTGACATGGAATATTTTGCGAAAGATTTTATGGAAAAATTGAAAAGAATGTATGAGGTACTCGTTTCAATGTTATAA